From a region of the Pukyongiella litopenaei genome:
- a CDS encoding peptidoglycan -binding protein → MALSRRTGHRFQASIWPGFVDAMTGLLLVLMFVLTIFMMVQFVLRETITGQRALITGQQDELSSLSAEVAALSEALGLKEVEAEALQSEVGTLTATLGDARGDLAAAQAAIATLTAERDRQAAELDTAAARITDFEAQVAALLAGQAGDRADLATLRDRQADLQAERDGLSQALAASRDEIDAQTEAARLAAARREALQALVADLRGRLDNSQAEAAGLGRDLQDLQARLSEEEANRLLEAEAAAALRQRLQAADAELTAMTLALEARRKEAEDTLTLLAAARAAREALDVKLADALARIEAAQAQASDRDELAERLTRVLAQMDAQQAREAETVAALEAELDRLRSDTDTQASRARDELAALRARAEEDKAALATELAQARAALAAGDADKASVEARLLAALDELENAQAQASEQDRLRARLMAALAAQAEAEGRAEDQMTLAEQRAALLDQARAQLADEEAGNAEAQRRTELLNQQLAQLRAQLGSLRALIDDYKDRDAAQQVQLETLGADLNTALARAASEERKRRMLEEAERRRLADEAQRLEEETRRLEAEAKTLQQYRSEFFGRLRAVLGDRDGVRIEGDRFVFSSEVLFDPASADLSPEGQEQIANVAGILHAVAGDIPRGIDWVIRVDGHTDNSPLGGRGRYRDNWELSQARALSVVRYMVDDLAIPPDRLSANGFGEFQPINPADTPEARAQNRRIELKLTEK, encoded by the coding sequence ATGGCCCTGTCCCGCCGCACCGGCCATCGGTTCCAGGCGTCGATCTGGCCCGGTTTCGTCGATGCGATGACCGGCCTGCTGCTGGTGCTGATGTTCGTGCTGACCATCTTCATGATGGTGCAGTTCGTGCTGCGCGAAACCATCACCGGCCAGCGGGCGCTGATAACCGGCCAGCAGGACGAGCTGTCATCCCTGTCCGCCGAGGTCGCGGCGCTGTCCGAGGCGCTGGGGCTGAAGGAGGTCGAGGCCGAGGCGCTGCAGAGCGAGGTTGGCACGCTCACCGCCACGCTGGGCGATGCCCGTGGCGACCTGGCCGCGGCGCAGGCGGCCATTGCGACATTGACCGCCGAACGCGACCGGCAGGCCGCCGAACTGGACACGGCCGCCGCGCGCATCACCGATTTCGAGGCGCAGGTTGCCGCGTTGCTGGCCGGTCAGGCCGGCGACCGGGCCGATCTCGCCACGCTGCGCGACCGCCAGGCCGACCTGCAGGCGGAACGCGACGGGTTGAGCCAGGCGCTGGCCGCGAGCCGCGACGAGATCGACGCGCAGACCGAGGCCGCCCGGCTGGCCGCCGCCCGGCGCGAGGCGCTCCAAGCGCTGGTCGCGGATCTGCGCGGGCGGCTCGATAACTCGCAGGCCGAGGCCGCGGGGCTCGGGCGCGACCTGCAGGACCTGCAGGCCCGCCTGTCCGAAGAAGAGGCGAACCGCCTGCTCGAGGCCGAGGCCGCGGCGGCGCTGCGCCAGCGGTTGCAGGCGGCCGACGCGGAACTGACCGCGATGACGCTCGCGCTCGAGGCCCGGCGCAAGGAGGCCGAGGATACGCTGACATTGCTGGCCGCCGCGCGCGCCGCACGGGAGGCTCTGGACGTGAAACTGGCCGACGCCCTTGCCCGGATCGAGGCGGCGCAGGCGCAGGCCAGCGACCGTGACGAACTGGCCGAACGGCTGACGCGGGTGCTGGCGCAGATGGATGCACAGCAGGCGCGCGAAGCCGAAACCGTTGCCGCGCTCGAGGCCGAACTGGACCGGCTGCGATCCGACACCGATACGCAGGCAAGCCGGGCGCGCGATGAATTGGCCGCGCTCCGGGCACGGGCGGAGGAGGACAAGGCGGCGCTTGCGACCGAGCTGGCGCAGGCCCGCGCCGCGCTGGCGGCGGGCGACGCGGACAAGGCCAGCGTCGAGGCGCGGCTGCTGGCGGCGCTCGATGAGCTGGAAAACGCGCAGGCACAGGCCAGCGAACAGGACCGGCTGCGCGCCCGGCTGATGGCGGCGCTGGCCGCGCAGGCCGAGGCCGAAGGCCGCGCCGAAGACCAGATGACGCTGGCCGAACAGCGGGCGGCGCTGCTGGACCAGGCCCGCGCGCAGCTGGCCGATGAGGAGGCCGGGAATGCCGAGGCGCAGCGCCGGACCGAGCTGCTGAACCAGCAGCTGGCGCAGCTGCGCGCGCAGCTCGGCAGCCTGCGGGCGCTGATCGACGACTACAAAGACCGCGACGCGGCGCAACAGGTGCAGCTGGAAACGCTGGGCGCCGACCTGAACACCGCGCTGGCCCGCGCCGCTTCGGAGGAACGCAAGCGGCGGATGCTGGAAGAAGCCGAGCGCCGTCGTCTGGCCGACGAGGCGCAGCGGCTGGAAGAGGAAACCCGGCGGCTGGAGGCCGAAGCAAAGACGTTGCAGCAATACCGGTCCGAGTTCTTTGGCCGGCTGCGTGCCGTGCTGGGCGACCGTGACGGCGTGCGGATCGAAGGCGACCGGTTCGTGTTTTCCTCCGAGGTTCTGTTCGACCCGGCCAGCGCCGACCTGTCGCCCGAGGGGCAGGAACAGATCGCCAATGTGGCGGGTATCCTGCACGCGGTGGCCGGCGACATTCCGCGCGGGATCGACTGGGTGATCCGCGTCGACGGCCACACCGACAATTCTCCGCTGGGCGGGCGCGGGCGGTATCGCGACAATTGGGAATTGTCGCAGGCGCGGGCGCTGTCGGTGGTGCGCTACATGGTCGATGACCTGGCGATCCCGCCTGACCGGCTCTCGGCCAACGGGTTCGGGGAGTTTCAGCCGATCAATCCCGCCGATACGCCCGAGGCCCGCGCCCAGAACCGCCGGATCGAACTGAAACTGACCGAGAAATAG
- a CDS encoding biopolymer transporter ExbB: MAQPDRKARPHFSQPVRQIILMLIALGLASFGAFVALPRVRPVFEANPYLNGFILFVFVIGVLACFVQVTQLIGSVRWIERFAAGEPEGPRRPPQLLAPLASLLRERGVDMRISATSTRSILDSVTTRIDEMREITRYIVNLLIFLGLLGTFYGLATTVPAVVDTIRSLAPQQGEEGIAVFNRLLTGLEEQLGGMGVAFASSLLGLAGSLIVGLLELFAGHGQNRFYRELEEWLSTITRVGFASGDGDEGAAGAGVMGQLADQMDQLQHLVGQTEVSRADMDRRIGTLADNLARIADRMDRPDSTAEALNRVAAGQDMLVEALRSEGLVDGIDAESRMRLRSIDTQMQGIRDDLATGRRESLDEIRAGVTRLSERLARPPEDAARTVVASRPARPTRPGEQGDG; the protein is encoded by the coding sequence ATGGCGCAGCCAGACCGCAAAGCGCGGCCGCATTTTTCGCAGCCGGTCCGCCAGATCATCCTCATGCTGATCGCCCTCGGGCTGGCGTCGTTCGGGGCCTTCGTCGCGCTGCCGCGGGTGCGCCCGGTATTCGAGGCGAACCCCTATCTCAACGGGTTCATCCTGTTCGTGTTCGTGATCGGCGTGTTGGCCTGTTTCGTGCAGGTCACCCAGCTGATCGGGTCGGTGCGCTGGATCGAACGGTTCGCCGCCGGTGAACCCGAAGGCCCGCGCCGGCCGCCGCAACTGCTGGCGCCGCTGGCGTCGCTGCTGCGCGAACGCGGCGTCGACATGCGCATCTCGGCGACCTCGACCCGGTCGATCCTCGATTCGGTGACCACCCGCATCGACGAGATGCGCGAGATCACCCGCTACATCGTCAACCTGTTGATCTTCCTCGGGCTTCTGGGGACGTTCTACGGGCTGGCGACAACCGTTCCGGCGGTGGTGGACACCATCCGCAGCCTTGCCCCGCAGCAGGGCGAGGAAGGCATCGCCGTGTTCAACCGCCTGCTGACCGGGCTCGAGGAACAGCTCGGCGGCATGGGCGTGGCCTTTGCGTCGTCGCTGCTGGGGCTGGCCGGATCGCTGATCGTCGGGCTGCTGGAACTGTTCGCGGGGCATGGCCAGAACCGGTTCTACCGGGAACTCGAGGAATGGCTGTCGACCATCACCCGTGTCGGTTTCGCCAGTGGCGATGGCGACGAAGGCGCCGCCGGGGCCGGGGTCATGGGGCAGTTGGCCGACCAGATGGACCAGTTGCAGCACCTGGTCGGTCAGACCGAGGTAAGCCGAGCGGACATGGACCGGCGCATCGGGACGCTGGCCGACAATCTGGCCCGGATCGCCGACCGCATGGACCGCCCCGACAGCACCGCCGAGGCGCTCAACCGGGTCGCGGCCGGACAGGATATGCTGGTCGAGGCGCTGCGCAGCGAGGGGTTGGTAGACGGCATCGATGCCGAGAGCCGGATGCGGCTGCGGTCGATCGACACCCAGATGCAGGGCATCCGCGACGATCTGGCCACCGGGCGGCGCGAAAGCCTGGACGAGATCCGTGCCGGGGTAACCCGCCTGAGCGAACGGCTGGCACGGCCGCCGGAGGATGCCGCCCGAACGGTGGTCGCATCGCGGCCCGCGCGGCCCACGCGTCCGGGCGAACAGGGGGACGGCTGA
- a CDS encoding gamma-glutamylcyclotransferase, whose product MTMWVFGYGSLLWNPGFEVAESRVGTLHGWARSFCMSSIHHRGTEDEPGLVLALDAAEDAHCRGMALAVAAGREEATLAYLRERELISSAYLERLLPVELATGETVTAVTYVIDPDHVQYCGGMPLEDQARIIARAHGGRGPNSEYLHNTADHLAEIGLHDPDLEWLARRVRQLVA is encoded by the coding sequence ATGACGATGTGGGTGTTCGGTTACGGATCGCTCTTGTGGAACCCCGGATTCGAGGTGGCCGAAAGCCGGGTGGGCACCCTGCATGGCTGGGCGCGGTCCTTCTGCATGTCGTCGATACATCACCGGGGCACCGAGGACGAACCGGGGCTGGTCCTGGCGCTGGACGCAGCCGAGGACGCCCATTGCCGGGGCATGGCGCTGGCGGTGGCGGCCGGGCGCGAAGAGGCGACCCTGGCCTACCTGCGCGAACGCGAACTGATTTCGTCGGCCTATCTCGAACGGCTGTTGCCGGTCGAACTGGCAACCGGCGAAACCGTCACCGCGGTCACCTATGTGATCGACCCGGACCATGTGCAATATTGTGGCGGGATGCCGCTGGAGGACCAGGCCCGGATCATCGCGCGGGCGCATGGCGGACGCGGACCGAACAGCGAGTATCTCCACAACACCGCCGATCACCTCGCCGAGATCGGCCTGCACGACCCCGACCTGGAATGGCTGGCGCGGCGGGTGCGGCAGCTCGTGGCATAA
- a CDS encoding DUF2125 domain-containing protein: MRWVLRIVVVLGLAWSGWWYLSGHGIREGLRGWFAAQEERGWQADYAEIGTTGYPLRHVTTLQSPALADPATGTAWSAEWLEFDSPAIWPGDMVVNFPPSPQLLSYLDQTVQLEAQDMRADLKLHPGLALQLERMGLTAGPWLVAGPAGVLMRADAITMAMVQQDDPARYAITAQADGFTPGEHVRKAGSSTLPEGFETLALDMAVTFDRPWDRSALELSRPQPRVVDLALAELRWGPLRIKLAGNVTVDEAGVPTGKVALKAENWREMLSVAEHGGGLSTEARRAVESVLELMAGISGGSDSLDVQLTLRGGNVWLGILPLGPAPRLTLH, translated from the coding sequence ATGCGATGGGTGCTGCGGATCGTGGTGGTGCTGGGCCTGGCGTGGTCGGGCTGGTGGTATCTGTCGGGCCACGGCATCCGCGAAGGCCTGCGCGGCTGGTTCGCGGCCCAGGAAGAGCGCGGCTGGCAGGCGGATTATGCCGAGATCGGCACGACCGGCTATCCGCTGCGCCATGTCACGACCCTGCAAAGCCCCGCGCTGGCCGACCCGGCCACCGGCACCGCCTGGAGCGCGGAATGGCTGGAGTTCGATTCGCCGGCGATCTGGCCGGGCGACATGGTCGTGAATTTCCCACCCTCGCCGCAGCTGCTGTCCTATCTCGACCAGACGGTGCAGCTCGAAGCGCAGGACATGCGCGCCGACCTGAAACTGCATCCGGGCCTGGCGCTGCAACTGGAGCGCATGGGGCTGACCGCCGGCCCCTGGCTGGTGGCCGGCCCTGCGGGCGTGCTGATGCGCGCGGATGCGATCACCATGGCGATGGTCCAGCAGGACGATCCCGCGCGCTACGCGATCACCGCGCAGGCCGACGGGTTCACCCCCGGCGAACATGTGCGCAAGGCCGGCAGCTCGACGCTGCCCGAAGGGTTCGAGACGCTGGCGCTGGACATGGCCGTGACCTTCGACCGCCCGTGGGACCGCTCCGCGCTGGAACTCAGCCGCCCGCAGCCGCGCGTGGTCGATCTGGCGCTGGCCGAACTGCGCTGGGGTCCGCTGCGGATCAAGCTCGCCGGCAACGTCACCGTGGACGAGGCGGGCGTGCCGACCGGCAAGGTGGCGCTCAAGGCGGAAAACTGGCGCGAGATGCTGAGCGTGGCCGAACATGGCGGCGGCCTGTCGACCGAGGCGCGGCGGGCGGTGGAATCGGTGCTCGAACTGATGGCCGGGATCAGCGGCGGATCGGACTCGCTCGACGTGCAGCTGACGCTCAGGGGCGGCAATGTCTGGCTCGGCATCCTGCCGCTCGGCCCGGCGCCGCGCCTGACCCTGCACTGA
- a CDS encoding TIGR03084 family metal-binding protein has product MQQAEDFRAEVETLAALLEPLAEDGFATPTLFKGWTIDDVIGHLHMFDHAALLTLQSDAAFASFFGRIAAGLAQGRTLLETQYPWLDGLRGRALFDRWRTTAHAVADAYGATDPKRRVKWAGPEMSALSSITARQMETWAHGQEVFDALGADRQETDRIRNICHLGVSTYGWTFANRNLGAPQPAPFVRLTGPSGAVWTWNDPQDENAVIGAAVDFARVVAQTRNIADTPLVTRGRAAADWMAIAQCFAGAPEDPPPPGARHKA; this is encoded by the coding sequence ATGCAGCAGGCCGAGGATTTCCGCGCCGAGGTCGAAACCCTCGCCGCGCTGCTGGAGCCGCTGGCCGAGGACGGGTTTGCCACGCCCACCCTGTTCAAGGGCTGGACCATCGACGACGTGATCGGGCATCTGCACATGTTCGACCATGCGGCCCTGCTGACGCTGCAAAGCGATGCGGCCTTTGCCAGTTTCTTTGGCCGCATCGCCGCCGGGCTGGCGCAGGGCCGGACGTTGCTGGAAACGCAGTATCCCTGGCTCGACGGGCTGCGCGGGCGGGCATTGTTCGACCGCTGGCGCACCACCGCCCACGCGGTCGCGGATGCCTATGGCGCGACCGACCCGAAACGGCGGGTGAAATGGGCCGGGCCCGAGATGTCGGCGCTGTCCAGCATCACCGCGCGGCAGATGGAAACCTGGGCGCACGGGCAGGAGGTGTTCGACGCGCTGGGCGCCGACCGGCAGGAAACCGACCGCATCCGCAACATCTGCCACCTGGGCGTGTCCACCTATGGCTGGACCTTTGCCAATCGCAATCTCGGGGCGCCGCAGCCCGCGCCGTTTGTCCGCCTGACCGGCCCGTCGGGTGCGGTCTGGACCTGGAACGATCCGCAGGACGAAAACGCCGTGATCGGCGCCGCGGTCGATTTTGCGCGGGTGGTGGCGCAGACACGCAACATCGCCGACACCCCGCTGGTCACGCGCGGCCGCGCCGCCGCCGACTGGATGGCGATTGCCCAGTGCTTTGCCGGTGCGCCCGAGGACCCGCCGCCGCCGGGAGCCCGTCACAAGGCCTGA
- a CDS encoding acetyl/propionyl/methylcrotonyl-CoA carboxylase subunit alpha → MTGDFSSVLVANRGEIALRIMRTARAEGLACIAVHTDADAAAPHVRFADHAVNIGAGPVADSYLDADKVLQAARQSGAQAVHPGYGFLSENAGFAAACEAAGLVFIGPPASAIELMGDKAAAKRAMTAAGVPCVPGYHGADQDVATLTEEAARMGFPVMIKAAAGGGGRGMRLVAEARGFADALALARSEAMAAFGSDEVILEQAVTRPRHVEIQVFADAHGAVVHLGERDCSVQRRHQKVIEEAPCPVMTPDLRAAMGAAAVAAAGAIGYRGAGTVEFLLDDSGAFHFLEMNTRLQVEHPVTEMVTGRDLVALQFAVARGERLGFAQEDVSLTGHAIEARLYAEDPGNGFLPSAGPVHRWRPATGAGIRVDAGIAEGQAVSSYYDPMLAKIVAHGATRDEARRRLIAALRDTVLFGPETNRDFLIEALGKPAFAAGEATTAFVGEAFGEATAPVSDFADIAAVAAMIHGDDTRRALDRAVIVSPELAGWGSPGALHSRLRLTDGDARHVLTITRGADGALTIGDGDRSARVTADPLRVDGRRVDLRGFHREGDDVFLATGARAMRFAIERAGDIARAGGGGTVTAPMHGNLLQVLVRDGDSVQAGDRLAVLEAMKMQHELIAEVAGRVRFAAAPAQVQAGDVLVEIETEDP, encoded by the coding sequence ATGACCGGTGATTTTTCCTCTGTCCTCGTCGCCAACCGGGGCGAGATCGCGTTGCGGATCATGCGGACCGCGCGGGCCGAGGGGCTGGCCTGCATCGCGGTCCATACCGATGCAGACGCCGCCGCGCCGCATGTCCGGTTTGCCGATCATGCGGTGAATATCGGCGCGGGGCCGGTCGCCGACAGCTATCTGGATGCGGACAAGGTGCTGCAGGCGGCACGGCAGTCCGGCGCGCAGGCCGTCCACCCCGGCTATGGGTTCCTGTCCGAGAATGCCGGCTTTGCCGCCGCCTGTGAAGCGGCCGGGCTGGTCTTCATCGGGCCACCCGCCAGCGCGATCGAACTGATGGGCGACAAGGCCGCCGCCAAACGCGCGATGACCGCCGCCGGCGTGCCCTGCGTGCCGGGCTATCACGGCGCGGATCAGGATGTCGCCACATTGACCGAGGAAGCCGCCCGGATGGGGTTTCCGGTGATGATCAAGGCCGCGGCCGGGGGCGGCGGGCGCGGGATGCGGCTGGTGGCCGAGGCGCGCGGTTTCGCCGATGCGCTGGCGCTGGCCCGGTCCGAGGCGATGGCGGCTTTCGGCTCGGACGAGGTGATCCTGGAACAGGCGGTGACCCGCCCCCGCCATGTCGAGATACAGGTCTTTGCGGATGCCCATGGCGCGGTGGTGCATCTGGGCGAACGCGACTGTTCGGTGCAGCGCCGCCACCAGAAGGTGATCGAGGAGGCCCCCTGTCCGGTGATGACGCCCGATCTGCGCGCGGCGATGGGCGCGGCGGCGGTTGCGGCGGCCGGGGCGATCGGCTATCGCGGCGCCGGAACGGTCGAGTTCCTGCTGGACGACAGCGGGGCGTTTCATTTCCTGGAAATGAACACCCGGCTGCAGGTGGAACATCCCGTCACCGAGATGGTCACGGGCCGCGACCTGGTCGCGCTGCAGTTCGCCGTGGCGCGTGGCGAGCGCTTGGGTTTTGCGCAGGAGGACGTGTCGCTGACCGGCCATGCCATCGAGGCGCGGCTCTATGCCGAGGACCCCGGCAACGGCTTCCTGCCCTCCGCCGGGCCGGTCCACCGCTGGCGGCCGGCCACCGGCGCTGGCATCCGCGTTGATGCGGGTATCGCCGAGGGGCAGGCGGTGTCGTCGTATTATGACCCGATGCTGGCCAAGATCGTCGCCCATGGCGCGACCCGCGACGAGGCCCGCCGCCGGTTGATCGCGGCGCTGCGCGACACCGTGCTGTTCGGCCCGGAGACGAACCGCGATTTCCTGATCGAGGCGCTCGGCAAACCCGCCTTCGCCGCGGGCGAGGCAACCACCGCCTTTGTCGGCGAGGCGTTCGGAGAGGCGACCGCGCCCGTGTCCGACTTCGCCGATATCGCCGCCGTCGCCGCGATGATCCACGGCGACGACACGCGCCGCGCGCTGGACCGGGCGGTGATCGTTTCGCCCGAACTGGCCGGTTGGGGCAGCCCCGGCGCCCTGCACAGCCGCCTGCGCCTGACCGATGGCGATGCCCGTCACGTTCTGACGATCACCCGCGGCGCGGACGGTGCTCTGACGATCGGCGACGGGGACCGCAGCGCGCGTGTCACCGCCGATCCGCTGCGGGTGGATGGCCGTCGCGTCGACCTGCGCGGGTTTCACCGCGAGGGCGATGACGTGTTTTTGGCCACCGGCGCGCGGGCGATGCGGTTCGCAATCGAGCGGGCCGGCGACATCGCCCGTGCCGGTGGCGGCGGCACCGTGACCGCGCCGATGCACGGGAACCTGTTGCAGGTCCTGGTCAGGGACGGGGACAGCGTGCAGGCCGGCGACCGGCTGGCAGTGCTCGAAGCGATGAAGATGCAGCATGAACTGATCGCCGAGGTGGCGGGCCGGGTGCGGTTTGCCGCCGCCCCGGCGCAGGTGCAGGCCGGCGATGTGCTGGTCGAGATCGAAACGGAGGACCCGTGA
- a CDS encoding acyl-CoA carboxylase subunit beta yields the protein MTFRSKLVTSGESYDGDRAAMLALVDRMRALEARAAAKSEERRPVFDRRGQLSPRERLAALLDPGMPFLELYNMASCLVDDPDPDTTVPGASAIIGIGFVSGVRCLVFIDDSGINAGSSTAMTVEKALGGLAVALKQKLPFVHCVESAGANLMTYTVELWARGGGLFGGLAKLSARGIPVITVLHGASTAGGAYQPGLSDYVIGVKGNGMAMLAGAALVKAATGEISDDTTLGGAEMHASTTGLVEYLAEDDAHGLEIARAVIAGLNWNDHAQVTRRAHAEPVLSPDEIAGLVPVDYRKPYDMRELAARIVDGSVLRDFKPGYGAATVCLQASIYGQAVGIIGNNGPINPDGATKATQFLQLMDQAGSPVVFLNNTTGFMVGADYEQAGMIKHGSKMIQAVQNLRSPKISLYVGASFGAGNYGMCGYAFEPDFLFTWPNARTGVMGGEQAATTMEEVARRTAERKGRPVDEARLAEQRARITAHFDRQSDAFHTSGRLMDQGMIDPRDSRRVIGFCLQTCAEARARRLRPNTFGVARP from the coding sequence ATGACCTTCCGCTCGAAGCTCGTCACCTCCGGCGAAAGCTATGACGGCGACCGCGCCGCGATGCTGGCGCTGGTCGACCGGATGCGTGCGCTCGAGGCGCGTGCCGCCGCGAAATCGGAAGAACGCCGGCCGGTGTTCGACAGGCGCGGCCAGCTGTCGCCGCGCGAACGGCTGGCGGCGCTGCTCGATCCCGGAATGCCGTTTCTCGAACTCTACAACATGGCGTCCTGCCTGGTGGATGATCCCGACCCGGACACCACCGTGCCCGGTGCCTCGGCCATCATCGGGATCGGCTTCGTGTCGGGGGTGCGCTGTCTCGTCTTCATCGACGATTCCGGTATAAATGCCGGGTCCTCGACCGCGATGACGGTGGAAAAGGCGCTGGGCGGGCTGGCGGTGGCGCTGAAGCAGAAACTGCCCTTTGTCCATTGTGTCGAAAGCGCGGGCGCGAACCTGATGACCTACACGGTCGAACTCTGGGCGCGGGGCGGCGGGCTGTTCGGCGGGCTGGCCAAACTGTCGGCCCGCGGAATTCCGGTGATCACGGTCCTGCACGGCGCGTCGACCGCGGGCGGGGCTTATCAGCCGGGGCTGTCGGACTATGTGATCGGGGTCAAGGGCAACGGCATGGCGATGCTGGCCGGCGCGGCGCTGGTCAAGGCGGCGACCGGAGAGATCAGCGACGACACCACTCTGGGCGGGGCCGAGATGCACGCCTCGACCACCGGGCTGGTGGAATACCTGGCCGAGGATGACGCCCACGGGCTGGAAATCGCCCGCGCGGTGATCGCGGGCCTGAACTGGAACGATCATGCGCAGGTGACGCGCCGCGCCCATGCCGAACCAGTGCTGTCGCCCGACGAGATCGCCGGGCTGGTGCCGGTCGATTACCGCAAACCCTATGACATGCGCGAACTGGCGGCGCGGATCGTCGATGGCTCGGTGCTGCGGGATTTCAAACCCGGCTACGGCGCCGCGACCGTCTGCCTGCAGGCGTCGATCTACGGGCAGGCGGTGGGGATCATCGGCAACAACGGCCCGATCAACCCGGACGGCGCCACCAAGGCGACGCAGTTCCTGCAACTGATGGACCAGGCCGGCAGCCCGGTCGTGTTCCTGAACAACACCACCGGGTTCATGGTCGGGGCCGATTACGAACAGGCGGGCATGATCAAGCACGGCTCCAAGATGATCCAGGCGGTGCAGAACCTGCGCAGCCCCAAGATCAGCCTCTATGTCGGGGCTAGTTTCGGTGCCGGCAATTACGGCATGTGCGGCTATGCGTTCGAACCGGATTTCCTGTTCACCTGGCCCAATGCCCGGACCGGGGTGATGGGCGGCGAACAGGCGGCGACCACGATGGAAGAGGTCGCCCGGCGCACCGCCGAACGCAAGGGGCGGCCGGTGGACGAGGCGCGGCTGGCCGAACAGCGCGCCCGTATCACCGCCCATTTCGATCGCCAGTCGGATGCCTTCCACACCTCGGGGCGGCTGATGGACCAGGGCATGATCGACCCGCGCGACAGCCGCCGGGTGATCGGGTTCTGCCTGCAGACCTGCGCCGAGGCCCGCGCGCGCCGCCTGCGGCCCAACACTTTCGGGGTGGCGCGGCCATGA